A region of Thermococcus piezophilus DNA encodes the following proteins:
- the tdt gene encoding tellurite-resistance/dicarboxylate transporter encodes MKLNVKDFAPSWFASVMGTGALALVSKAYSSKLTILENFAEFLVYFNTALFFVLLIPWVLRWVKYRENALADLHHPVLGNFYGTIAIAMLVLSADYLMVFGNTSVAWAFWLAGTPLTIFFALMIPFLVFTSEGVDTKTITPAWFIPPVGLIVIPLSGAKLMTLTSGATGELMTFINYFAWGAGFFLYLALFAIVMYRLITHEPMPCSIAPSIWINLGPIGAGTSTLYALVKASDFIPVKEPLLAFGLFFWGFGVWWFVMAVLLTIHYIRKLNLPYSLAWWAFIFPFGAYVSATYNVGTTFGISSIVNFGFALYWLLLAMWTVTGVKTIVHVLSGPKT; translated from the coding sequence ATGAAGCTGAACGTAAAGGACTTCGCCCCAAGCTGGTTCGCGAGCGTCATGGGCACAGGAGCGTTAGCTTTGGTGAGCAAAGCTTACTCCTCAAAGCTCACAATCCTTGAAAATTTCGCCGAGTTCCTCGTTTATTTCAACACTGCCCTCTTCTTCGTTCTGCTGATTCCGTGGGTTCTCCGCTGGGTTAAATACCGAGAGAACGCGCTTGCGGATTTACACCATCCAGTCCTCGGCAACTTCTACGGAACGATAGCCATAGCGATGCTCGTCCTCTCGGCCGATTACCTCATGGTCTTCGGGAATACAAGTGTGGCGTGGGCCTTCTGGCTCGCCGGGACACCGCTGACGATATTCTTCGCCTTAATGATTCCATTCCTCGTTTTCACGAGCGAAGGGGTAGATACCAAGACTATAACACCCGCTTGGTTCATTCCGCCGGTGGGACTGATAGTCATTCCGCTAAGCGGGGCGAAGCTCATGACTCTGACCAGCGGAGCTACTGGAGAACTAATGACCTTTATCAACTACTTCGCCTGGGGCGCTGGGTTCTTCCTGTATTTAGCACTCTTTGCCATTGTGATGTATAGACTCATAACTCACGAGCCGATGCCCTGCAGCATAGCGCCTTCGATATGGATAAACCTCGGTCCGATAGGGGCTGGAACCTCAACCCTCTACGCCCTCGTTAAAGCTTCCGATTTCATACCCGTCAAGGAACCGCTCTTAGCTTTTGGCTTGTTCTTCTGGGGCTTCGGCGTCTGGTGGTTCGTCATGGCAGTCCTGCTGACCATCCACTACATCAGAAAGCTCAACCTGCCCTATAGTTTAGCCTGGTGGGCCTTTATATTCCCCTTCGGAGCCTACGTAAGTGCCACATACAACGTTGGGACGACTTTCGGAATAAGTTCAATCGTTAACTTCGGCTTCGCCCTGTACTGGCTGCTCCTAGCAATGTGGACTGTAACGGGGGTTAAAACTATCGTGCACGTACTTTCCGGCCCCAAAACATGA
- a CDS encoding NifB/NifX family molybdenum-iron cluster-binding protein — MRIAVPIKDNRGLESEVCEHFGRARYVVFIDVEDGTVKGSEVIEVPFKEHESGDLPAFIKEHGGEVVLAYGMGRRAIAYFNTMGVQVITGVSGKVRDVLEGLAKGTLKTDPDWRSKGDFGRHEF, encoded by the coding sequence ATGAGGATAGCCGTACCAATAAAGGACAATCGCGGCCTTGAGAGTGAGGTTTGCGAGCACTTCGGAAGGGCCAGATACGTCGTTTTCATCGATGTCGAGGATGGGACAGTTAAAGGATCGGAGGTTATAGAGGTACCCTTTAAGGAGCATGAATCTGGAGACCTACCCGCCTTTATTAAGGAGCACGGGGGAGAAGTCGTCCTTGCCTACGGCATGGGGAGGAGAGCCATCGCCTACTTCAACACCATGGGGGTTCAGGTAATCACTGGCGTGAGCGGAAAAGTTAGAGATGTTCTCGAAGGGCTCGCCAAGGGCACGCTGAAGACCGACCCCGACTGGAGAAGCAAAGGAGACTTTGGAAGACACGAGTTCTGA
- a CDS encoding FmdE family protein gives MLALNRLVEERNAEEILEIAKEFHGHVCPYLALGIRASLIAMEELGVGRLDHSGSVDESILAMVEINSCFTDGVQVTTGCTLGNNSLIYLDLGKTALTLVKRSAWEGVRVYADAERLRKYYPPGAVELFNKVVKERKGTEEERKRLWELWEEIAKTMLYLPREEFKIERVKVPPIEQAPIVESIRCSRCGELVMGNKVVYINDEPFCFRCAGETYRAVIGGG, from the coding sequence ATGCTCGCGCTCAACCGCCTCGTGGAGGAGCGGAACGCGGAGGAAATCCTCGAAATCGCAAAGGAATTCCACGGTCACGTCTGCCCCTATTTGGCTCTTGGAATAAGGGCCTCGCTGATAGCGATGGAGGAACTAGGTGTTGGAAGGCTCGACCACTCGGGAAGTGTTGATGAGTCCATCCTTGCCATGGTTGAAATTAATAGCTGCTTCACAGATGGCGTTCAAGTAACCACAGGATGCACGCTGGGCAACAACTCCCTCATATACCTCGACCTTGGAAAGACAGCCCTCACACTGGTCAAGCGCTCCGCATGGGAAGGAGTCAGGGTTTACGCAGACGCCGAAAGGCTGAGGAAGTACTACCCTCCTGGAGCAGTTGAGCTCTTCAACAAGGTTGTCAAGGAGCGGAAGGGGACTGAGGAGGAAAGGAAACGCCTCTGGGAGCTATGGGAGGAGATAGCAAAAACCATGCTCTACCTCCCGAGGGAGGAGTTCAAAATCGAGCGCGTCAAGGTTCCGCCAATCGAACAGGCGCCAATAGTTGAGAGCATCCGCTGCTCTCGCTGTGGCGAGCTGGTCATGGGCAATAAAGTGGTTTACATAAACGATGAGCCCTTTTGTTTCCGCTGTGCGGGAGAAACCTACCGCGCGGTGATCGGGGGGGGATAG
- a CDS encoding iron ABC transporter substrate-binding protein translates to MRKVLALLLVLLVVSVSGCIGTTENPTNTATTEPGSAYVTVTDLLGRTVEVPANVSRVVAAGPGALRLIVYLNASDMVIGVEDFEKRYNYGRPYILAHPELKELPTIGPGGPGKLPDLEALVKLKPDVIFITYVDAKTADDIQEKTGIPVVVLSYGQLATFDDEELFKSLELAGKILGKEKRAEEVINFIKSIQDDLMKRTENVESPAVYVGGIGYKGAHGIESTEADYPPFVVLHAKNVADELGEGHKFIDKEQLLEWNPDYIFIDEGGLKLVLDDYQKDPNFYNSLKAVREGNVYGILPYNFYTTNIGTALADAYFIGKVLYPERFEDVSPTKKADEIYTFLLGKPVYTEMAEQFGGFGKIDLANGTVKYSLPTSP, encoded by the coding sequence ATGAGGAAGGTTCTGGCCCTACTTCTCGTTCTGCTGGTTGTCTCTGTAAGCGGGTGCATAGGCACGACGGAAAATCCAACCAATACTGCAACCACAGAGCCCGGTTCGGCTTACGTAACTGTGACGGATCTGCTTGGAAGAACCGTTGAGGTTCCTGCAAATGTAAGCAGGGTTGTAGCCGCTGGACCTGGAGCTTTGAGGCTGATAGTTTATCTAAACGCGAGCGACATGGTGATTGGAGTCGAGGACTTCGAGAAGCGTTACAACTACGGCAGGCCCTACATACTCGCCCATCCCGAGCTCAAGGAGCTGCCCACCATAGGACCGGGTGGCCCAGGAAAGCTTCCCGATTTGGAAGCACTGGTTAAGCTCAAACCGGACGTGATATTCATTACCTACGTTGACGCCAAGACCGCCGACGACATTCAAGAGAAGACAGGCATCCCAGTTGTAGTCCTCAGCTACGGCCAGCTGGCTACCTTCGACGACGAGGAGCTCTTTAAGTCCCTCGAGCTGGCAGGTAAAATCCTCGGAAAGGAGAAGCGCGCGGAGGAGGTTATAAATTTTATCAAATCCATCCAGGACGACCTCATGAAGCGCACCGAGAACGTTGAAAGCCCGGCTGTTTACGTCGGTGGAATAGGCTACAAGGGAGCTCACGGCATAGAGAGCACTGAGGCTGATTATCCGCCCTTCGTGGTTCTTCACGCCAAGAACGTCGCTGATGAGCTCGGTGAAGGGCACAAGTTCATTGATAAGGAGCAGCTCCTTGAGTGGAACCCGGACTACATCTTCATCGATGAAGGTGGCTTAAAGCTCGTCCTTGATGACTACCAGAAAGACCCGAACTTCTACAACTCCCTCAAGGCCGTTAGAGAGGGCAACGTCTACGGAATCCTCCCGTACAACTTCTACACCACCAACATCGGAACCGCTTTAGCGGACGCCTACTTCATCGGAAAGGTCCTTTATCCCGAGCGCTTTGAAGACGTAAGTCCAACCAAGAAGGCCGACGAGATATACACCTTCCTCCTCGGGAAGCCCGTCTATACGGAGATGGCCGAGCAGTTCGGCGGCTTTGGAAAGATCGACCTCGCCAACGGAACCGTTAAGTACTCACTGCCTACTTCACCGTGA
- a CDS encoding FecCD family ABC transporter permease: protein MDYEGYVARRGLIGFFLLFLLLLVSLYSLANGAYSLSVREVIEALLGNESGSSKLVVWNIRLPRIAAALLVGASLAIAGAVMQGFLRNPLATPFTMGVSHGAMFGASLAILLGAGYAESSGRISLSNPYAVVIFAFLGAISATAVILALAKLKGLSPEAIILAGIAMSSLFVALTTLVQYFADELQLAAMVYWSFGDLGRATWREDGIMFAIFLPVFAYFVIKRWDLNASAMGDDVAKSVGVEVERVRLISTFLAALITAISVAFVGVIGFVGLIAPHAIRLIVGGDYRFLIPLSALTGALLLLAADTVARLAFSPMILPVGVVTSFLGAPTFIYLLIRMEGRR from the coding sequence ATGGACTACGAGGGCTACGTTGCCAGGAGGGGGCTTATAGGCTTCTTCCTTCTTTTCCTTCTCCTCCTGGTTAGTCTCTACTCTCTGGCAAATGGAGCCTACAGCCTCTCAGTACGGGAGGTCATCGAGGCCCTTCTCGGTAACGAGAGCGGGAGCTCTAAGCTCGTCGTCTGGAACATCCGCCTGCCGAGAATTGCCGCGGCACTTCTTGTGGGGGCTTCCCTTGCCATAGCTGGAGCGGTCATGCAGGGCTTCCTCAGGAACCCTCTCGCCACTCCGTTCACGATGGGCGTTTCACACGGGGCGATGTTCGGCGCCTCTCTGGCGATACTCCTGGGAGCGGGCTACGCGGAAAGCTCGGGCAGGATTTCGCTCAGCAATCCCTACGCGGTGGTTATTTTCGCCTTTCTCGGGGCGATAAGTGCTACCGCGGTTATCCTTGCCCTCGCCAAACTCAAAGGCCTCAGTCCCGAGGCCATAATTCTTGCTGGAATTGCCATGAGCTCCCTCTTTGTAGCCCTAACGACACTCGTCCAATACTTCGCCGACGAGCTCCAGCTGGCTGCAATGGTCTACTGGAGCTTCGGCGACCTCGGCAGGGCGACGTGGAGGGAAGACGGAATAATGTTTGCCATCTTCCTTCCCGTTTTTGCCTACTTCGTTATCAAGCGCTGGGACCTTAACGCCTCGGCGATGGGAGATGATGTTGCAAAGTCGGTCGGTGTAGAGGTCGAGAGGGTTAGACTTATCTCGACGTTTCTGGCTGCACTGATAACAGCAATCAGCGTGGCCTTCGTTGGGGTAATAGGCTTCGTCGGCTTAATAGCTCCCCACGCAATCCGGCTCATCGTCGGCGGTGACTACCGTTTCCTCATTCCCCTTTCTGCTCTAACCGGGGCTCTGCTCCTCCTCGCGGCGGATACAGTTGCGAGGCTGGCTTTCTCACCGATGATCCTGCCCGTTGGCGTTGTGACCTCCTTCCTCGGTGCGCCGACATTCATATACCTCCTCATAAGGATGGAGGGGCGGCGATGA
- a CDS encoding ABC transporter ATP-binding protein, whose protein sequence is MKAVKVRNLRFTYNGSEVLRGINLEVEEGEFIAILGPNGAGKSTLLRCIAGILHCEGVGVLERPIESYPRKELARVLAYVPQRSEPGFMTVFDTVLLGRRPYMGLRPSKRDIEVVKKTLEKLGISHLALKPTNRLSGGELQKVSIARALAQEPRILMMDEPTNNLDLKSQLEVMEIARDFALSGGTSIVVMHDVNLALRFAERFVFMKNGEIIADGGRKVLKPELFEEVYGVKVEVGEIRGIPVIVSLSHLGLSEEFK, encoded by the coding sequence ATGAAGGCAGTAAAAGTCAGAAACCTGCGCTTCACCTACAACGGCTCCGAGGTGCTGAGAGGCATAAACCTGGAAGTCGAGGAGGGTGAGTTCATAGCAATCCTCGGACCGAACGGCGCTGGAAAGAGCACGCTCCTGAGATGCATCGCGGGAATCCTTCACTGTGAGGGTGTTGGGGTTCTGGAGAGACCCATCGAGAGCTATCCCAGAAAAGAGCTCGCGAGGGTTTTAGCATATGTTCCCCAGAGAAGTGAGCCCGGCTTTATGACTGTCTTTGACACGGTTCTCCTCGGCAGGAGGCCTTACATGGGGCTACGGCCCTCGAAGAGAGATATTGAGGTTGTTAAGAAAACCCTCGAAAAGCTCGGTATCTCTCACCTCGCCCTCAAGCCTACCAACAGGCTCAGCGGCGGTGAGCTCCAGAAGGTCAGTATAGCGAGAGCGTTAGCCCAGGAGCCGAGAATCCTCATGATGGACGAGCCCACCAACAACCTCGACCTGAAGAGCCAGCTCGAGGTGATGGAGATAGCCAGGGATTTCGCGCTCTCGGGAGGAACTTCAATAGTGGTCATGCACGACGTCAACTTGGCCCTTCGCTTCGCCGAACGCTTCGTCTTCATGAAGAATGGAGAGATAATAGCCGACGGTGGGAGGAAAGTCCTCAAGCCAGAGCTTTTCGAAGAGGTCTATGGTGTAAAAGTTGAGGTGGGAGAAATAAGGGGAATTCCAGTGATCGTTTCCCTCTCACATCTCGGCCTCTCCGAGGAATTCAAGTAA
- a CDS encoding tetratricopeptide repeat protein, producing MEEILKAVEEKDCKKVASLLYYKVEGLSDEELTEILEKAEKLALECKDPELYKLIVYYFHELLGVDKISEFEKMAKEEDTFEAKFQLADLYYLLGELEKSLDLYRALLEEETEKGNKENIAKIYYNMALIHEEIQEYEKALELMEKAEEIYRELGKEEEVLHIAVYKAYVTFEMGEPYKAKAMLAGVIPKAMGNDKLLAELHLSYEEIFEDDENYDAALQECLYALTRAKGTEYYDVAFDALIDVIWQLMLEDDFETVYLHMDMFANALPELKEFFEGVKAIALYKDGRADMEEVRKFIEKVKDRRLLDLLEFLGEAEM from the coding sequence ATGGAGGAAATTCTAAAGGCAGTTGAGGAGAAGGACTGCAAAAAAGTGGCGAGCCTCCTCTACTACAAGGTGGAAGGGCTGAGCGATGAGGAGCTCACGGAGATCCTCGAAAAAGCTGAAAAGCTCGCCCTTGAGTGTAAGGACCCCGAACTCTACAAGCTCATCGTTTACTACTTCCACGAGCTGCTCGGTGTGGATAAGATAAGCGAGTTCGAGAAGATGGCCAAGGAGGAGGACACCTTCGAAGCCAAATTCCAGCTTGCTGACCTTTACTACCTCCTCGGCGAGCTTGAGAAGAGCCTCGACCTCTACAGGGCTCTCCTAGAGGAAGAGACCGAGAAGGGCAACAAGGAGAACATAGCGAAGATTTACTACAACATGGCGCTCATCCACGAGGAGATCCAGGAGTACGAAAAGGCCCTCGAGCTCATGGAGAAGGCAGAGGAGATTTATAGAGAGCTTGGAAAGGAGGAAGAGGTGCTGCACATAGCGGTCTACAAGGCATACGTAACCTTCGAGATGGGGGAGCCTTACAAGGCCAAGGCCATGCTCGCTGGAGTCATCCCCAAAGCTATGGGCAACGATAAACTCCTGGCTGAGCTACACCTCTCCTACGAGGAGATATTCGAGGACGACGAGAACTACGATGCCGCCCTGCAGGAGTGCCTCTACGCCCTAACGAGGGCAAAGGGTACGGAGTACTACGACGTGGCATTCGACGCGCTCATCGACGTCATCTGGCAGCTGATGCTCGAGGACGACTTCGAGACGGTTTATCTCCACATGGACATGTTCGCCAACGCTCTGCCAGAGCTCAAGGAGTTCTTCGAAGGTGTTAAGGCTATAGCCCTCTACAAAGATGGAAGGGCTGACATGGAAGAGGTCAGAAAATTCATCGAGAAAGTCAAAGACAGAAGGTTGCTTGACTTACTTGAATTCCTCGGAGAGGCCGAGATGTGA
- a CDS encoding ribonuclease Z, with the protein MLEVIFLGTGGVMPTLERNVPTIALRYKGEIILFDVGEGTMRQMNTAKLSPMKVEKIFITHFHGDHYLGLAALIQTMNLWGREKPLHIYGPKYTFQFVQNFLNSGFFRPGFDIHVHELGETRLEFGDYEIWSFKVEHGVPALGYVFKEKDRRGKFLPEKLSEYGLSGGPILGKLEKQGQIEWNGRIIRLEDVIGPRRKGVTVVYTGDTEPCERVRLFSENADLLIHEATYLTSDDRGESYHSTVEEACQTAKKAKVKLLALFHRAFRYTYDEYAAKARELCDVPFVVPRDFDVLTFKSGRWEMRNLRED; encoded by the coding sequence ATGCTTGAAGTGATCTTCCTGGGTACCGGCGGGGTAATGCCCACCCTCGAAAGGAACGTTCCAACCATAGCGCTCCGCTATAAGGGTGAGATAATACTCTTCGATGTTGGAGAAGGTACGATGAGGCAGATGAACACTGCAAAGCTCAGCCCGATGAAGGTTGAAAAGATATTCATCACCCACTTCCACGGTGACCACTACCTCGGCCTGGCCGCACTGATACAGACCATGAATCTTTGGGGCAGGGAAAAGCCCCTCCACATCTACGGGCCAAAGTACACCTTCCAGTTCGTCCAGAACTTCCTGAACAGTGGCTTCTTCAGGCCCGGCTTTGATATACACGTCCATGAGCTCGGCGAGACCAGACTGGAGTTCGGGGACTATGAAATCTGGAGCTTTAAGGTTGAGCATGGCGTTCCTGCCCTCGGCTACGTTTTCAAGGAGAAAGACAGAAGGGGCAAATTTCTGCCGGAGAAACTCTCAGAATACGGCCTGAGCGGGGGGCCGATTCTGGGAAAGCTTGAGAAGCAGGGTCAAATCGAGTGGAACGGTCGAATAATCCGCCTGGAGGACGTGATCGGACCGAGGAGGAAGGGTGTTACGGTGGTTTACACCGGCGATACCGAGCCGTGCGAGAGGGTACGGCTCTTCTCTGAAAACGCCGACCTGCTCATCCATGAGGCGACTTACCTAACTTCGGACGACAGGGGCGAGAGCTACCACTCGACCGTCGAAGAAGCCTGTCAGACGGCCAAGAAGGCCAAGGTTAAGCTTTTGGCGTTGTTCCACAGGGCCTTCCGCTATACTTACGACGAATACGCGGCAAAGGCGAGGGAATTGTGCGATGTCCCATTTGTGGTCCCTAGGGACTTTGACGTTCTGACCTTCAAATCTGGGCGCTGGGAAATGAGAAACCTTCGGGAGGATTGA
- a CDS encoding TraB domain-containing protein: MSYLRYVKLIGTMHVSPKSREEVIMTILSEKPHAVAIELDRTRFLAMSQNRNVSLEDALRYGKRGLINYVLAKVEEKLGEEFGMKPGEEMKAAISAAQTFGVPLYLIDEDINVTLAKIAAAPSREKLLMALESLSIFLPLNLGEISDPMADYRVMMLQFKRRYPYLYRVLVEERNEIMARNLISIVDSLRIQGVKKPKVIAVVGLGHKPGIEHILDRERVESFYLQ, encoded by the coding sequence ATGAGCTACCTGCGCTACGTCAAGCTTATCGGAACCATGCACGTCTCCCCAAAGAGTAGAGAGGAGGTAATAATGACCATCCTCTCTGAGAAACCTCATGCAGTTGCGATAGAACTCGACAGGACGCGCTTTTTAGCCATGAGCCAGAACCGTAACGTTAGCCTCGAGGATGCCCTCCGCTACGGAAAGAGGGGGCTTATAAACTACGTTCTGGCTAAGGTCGAGGAGAAACTCGGAGAAGAGTTCGGGATGAAGCCCGGAGAGGAAATGAAGGCTGCGATAAGCGCCGCCCAAACCTTCGGCGTCCCGTTATACCTCATCGATGAGGACATCAACGTCACACTCGCCAAGATCGCCGCCGCACCATCGCGCGAGAAGCTCCTGATGGCACTGGAGAGCCTCAGCATATTTCTGCCCTTAAATCTCGGAGAAATCTCTGATCCAATGGCAGACTACAGGGTGATGATGCTCCAATTCAAGCGTCGCTACCCCTACCTCTATCGCGTCCTCGTGGAGGAGCGCAACGAGATAATGGCTCGCAATTTAATCTCGATCGTGGATTCTCTGAGAATCCAGGGTGTTAAAAAGCCGAAGGTTATCGCGGTTGTGGGCCTTGGCCATAAACCGGGCATCGAGCACATACTAGACAGGGAGAGGGTGGAAAGTTTTTACCTACAATAG
- a CDS encoding KH domain-containing protein translates to MKDRLEKMFNVRVLEIEELDDKIIVYVPEDQVRIAVGSGGAAVKAAELVIGKMIEVKGR, encoded by the coding sequence ATGAAGGACAGGCTGGAGAAGATGTTCAACGTGAGGGTCTTGGAGATAGAGGAGCTCGACGACAAGATAATCGTCTACGTCCCGGAGGACCAGGTAAGGATAGCCGTTGGCAGCGGCGGGGCAGCTGTGAAGGCCGCCGAGCTCGTCATCGGCAAGATGATTGAGGTGAAAGGTAGATGA
- a CDS encoding site-2 protease family protein, which produces MNLPTGEHLPGRPYLHGRELEDLAVSFLVLVLLFSNFDPYDIPYVLVAVLTAFIFHELAHREVARRYGYIAFYKRWDAGIVLALLIGIFTKLLTGNTWIFASLGAVHIYAPYQYWYDKEAYGKIGLAGPLTNIAVGIVAIVLMRLLTHFTIPWYVLRATAGVNLWLAFFNLLPIPPLDGWKVLRWNTGYWAIAIGVAYLLRAFI; this is translated from the coding sequence ATGAATCTCCCCACAGGGGAGCATCTCCCCGGAAGGCCATACCTCCACGGGAGGGAGCTGGAAGACTTAGCGGTGTCCTTCCTCGTCCTTGTCTTGTTATTTTCCAACTTCGACCCGTACGACATTCCCTACGTGCTCGTCGCGGTTCTCACTGCGTTCATCTTCCACGAGCTGGCCCACAGGGAAGTGGCGAGGCGCTATGGCTACATCGCCTTTTACAAGCGCTGGGACGCTGGAATAGTCCTTGCTCTACTAATCGGCATCTTCACCAAGCTGCTCACGGGCAATACGTGGATATTTGCATCACTTGGGGCAGTCCACATCTACGCGCCCTACCAGTACTGGTACGACAAGGAGGCCTATGGCAAAATAGGCCTCGCGGGACCTCTGACGAATATAGCCGTTGGAATCGTTGCTATAGTCCTGATGCGCCTCCTTACACATTTCACGATACCCTGGTATGTACTAAGGGCGACCGCCGGTGTGAACCTCTGGCTGGCCTTCTTCAACCTCCTGCCCATCCCTCCGCTTGATGGCTGGAAAGTGCTCCGCTGGAACACCGGCTACTGGGCAATAGCCATAGGCGTTGCCTACCTCCTCAGAGCCTTTATATAA
- a CDS encoding glucose-6-phosphate isomerase: protein MEYKAPIGVKIDLETGVILDAKKLVRRLSDLKGYFLDEKAYEELLKDDPVVYEVYAIEQEEKDGDLNFATTVLYPGKVGNEFFFTKGHYHSKADRAEIYYAIKGRGGMLLQTPEGKAEWIPMEPGTVVYVPPYWAHRTVNTGDEPFIFLAIYPADAGHDYGSIKGKGFSKLVVEADGDVKVIDNPKWKV, encoded by the coding sequence ATGGAGTACAAGGCCCCGATTGGTGTTAAGATCGACCTCGAAACTGGGGTCATCCTGGATGCTAAAAAGCTCGTTAGGCGCCTGAGTGACCTCAAGGGCTATTTCCTCGATGAAAAAGCCTACGAAGAACTCCTCAAGGATGACCCCGTTGTCTACGAGGTCTACGCGATTGAGCAGGAAGAAAAGGACGGCGATTTGAACTTTGCCACGACGGTTCTTTATCCTGGCAAGGTCGGCAACGAGTTCTTCTTCACCAAGGGCCACTACCACTCGAAGGCTGACAGGGCGGAGATATACTACGCCATAAAGGGCAGAGGTGGCATGCTCCTTCAGACGCCAGAGGGAAAGGCCGAGTGGATTCCGATGGAGCCTGGAACCGTCGTTTACGTCCCGCCCTACTGGGCCCACAGGACGGTGAATACTGGGGATGAGCCATTCATATTCCTGGCTATCTATCCAGCCGATGCCGGCCACGACTACGGCAGCATAAAGGGGAAGGGCTTCTCGAAGCTGGTGGTTGAGGCGGACGGGGATGTCAAGGTCATCGATAACCCGAAGTGGAAGGTCTGA
- a CDS encoding DMT family transporter, which produces MEPWFALSFLSALLLAMGNILMRIKFAKGRDFWDTIIEAMFWGLIVLVPFSVQELSSKHYAITRDQVLLYLIVGLLQFFLSRIAYFKAVELGGASVASTVSSASEPILTALLAALLIREVIGLKLALGAVLATFSMFLLHVGSAGSFSGPTKAMLLGMGAGSMAALTAVMLRYLSLTSVMAFPTTGVLIGQGIALVALLLFMGIRGRFPRFFPRRAILFAGVSLSLAHVMRFGALALGSATEVTVVVLSYPALIVILGAFVKSAGENITPYKVAAVIGVVIANALMVSAG; this is translated from the coding sequence ATGGAGCCCTGGTTCGCGCTTTCTTTTCTTTCGGCCCTCCTCCTCGCGATGGGAAACATACTGATGAGAATTAAGTTTGCCAAGGGTAGGGATTTCTGGGATACTATAATCGAAGCCATGTTCTGGGGACTGATAGTTCTGGTGCCCTTTTCCGTCCAGGAGCTCTCCTCAAAGCACTACGCGATAACGCGTGACCAGGTGTTGCTTTACTTGATCGTCGGTCTACTTCAGTTTTTCCTCTCCAGGATAGCGTACTTCAAGGCTGTCGAGCTTGGAGGGGCCTCGGTTGCTTCCACAGTCTCTTCAGCCTCCGAGCCGATACTGACGGCCCTCCTCGCCGCCCTGCTCATACGTGAGGTTATCGGCCTTAAGCTCGCTTTGGGGGCTGTCCTCGCCACTTTCTCGATGTTCCTTCTTCACGTGGGCTCAGCTGGGTCCTTCAGTGGTCCTACGAAAGCTATGCTTCTTGGGATGGGAGCGGGCTCGATGGCGGCCTTAACCGCGGTCATGCTCAGGTACCTCTCGCTCACGAGCGTGATGGCATTTCCCACCACGGGAGTCCTCATAGGACAGGGCATCGCCCTCGTGGCCCTGCTCCTTTTCATGGGGATTCGGGGAAGATTTCCCAGGTTTTTTCCTAGAAGAGCCATACTCTTCGCCGGAGTTTCCCTATCTTTGGCCCACGTCATGAGGTTCGGGGCCCTAGCTCTGGGGAGTGCAACGGAAGTCACGGTCGTGGTTCTTTCTTATCCCGCCCTTATAGTGATCCTCGGGGCCTTTGTTAAATCGGCCGGGGAGAACATCACACCTTATAAGGTGGCCGCCGTGATAGGTGTTGTTATAGCTAACGCCCTTATGGTTTCGGCGGGGTGA